Proteins encoded within one genomic window of Amycolatopsis nigrescens CSC17Ta-90:
- a CDS encoding 3-hydroxybutyryl-CoA dehydrogenase, with protein sequence MNQLQRVGVIGCGLMGSGITETCARAGLDVSVAVSTDQSAARGRRRLANSLDRAVLTGKIGRDDRDKLLDRIVLTTDLGQLSDRQLVIEAVTEDEPVKVGLFAELDRIVRDPAAILASTTSSIPIVRLAKATTRPGDVVGVHFFNPAPVMPLVELVGSLLTGEQTYQRMSDFLTGVLGKQVVRAPDRAGFIVNALLVPYLLSAVRMLEAGVATKDEIDKAMELGCSHPMGPLKLIDLIGLDVVASVAESLYQEFREISYSPPTMLRRMVDAGLLGHKSGAGFYPG encoded by the coding sequence ATGAACCAGCTGCAGCGGGTCGGCGTGATCGGATGCGGGCTGATGGGTTCCGGTATCACCGAGACCTGCGCACGAGCCGGCCTGGACGTCAGCGTCGCGGTGTCGACCGACCAGTCCGCGGCTCGCGGCCGGCGCCGGCTGGCGAACTCGCTCGACCGCGCGGTGCTGACCGGCAAGATCGGCCGGGACGACCGGGACAAGCTGCTCGACCGGATCGTGCTGACCACCGACCTCGGGCAGCTGTCCGACCGGCAGCTGGTCATCGAGGCGGTCACCGAGGACGAGCCGGTCAAGGTCGGGCTGTTCGCCGAGCTCGACCGGATCGTGCGGGACCCGGCCGCGATCCTCGCGTCGACCACGTCTTCGATCCCCATCGTCCGGCTGGCCAAGGCCACCACTCGGCCCGGCGACGTGGTTGGGGTGCACTTCTTCAACCCGGCGCCGGTGATGCCACTGGTCGAGTTGGTCGGCTCACTCCTGACCGGTGAGCAGACCTACCAGCGGATGTCGGATTTCCTGACCGGCGTACTCGGCAAGCAGGTCGTCCGGGCGCCGGACCGGGCCGGGTTCATCGTCAACGCGTTGCTCGTGCCGTACCTGCTGTCGGCGGTCCGGATGCTCGAAGCCGGGGTGGCGACCAAGGACGAGATCGACAAGGCCATGGAGCTGGGCTGCTCGCATCCGATGGGGCCGCTCAAGCTGATCGACCTCATCGGGCTCGACGTCGTGGCGTCCGTCGCCGAATCGCTGTACCAGGAGTTCCGCGAGATCAGCTACTCGCCGCCGACGATGCTCAGACGGATGGTGGACGCCGGGCTGCTGGGGCACAAGTCCGGCGCCGGCTTCTACCCCGGGTGA
- the ccrA gene encoding crotonyl-CoA carboxylase/reductase — translation MDSLTESVLSGAGPDELEGKPVPAEYLAAHLRAQDVDLFRDSAEKDVRKSLHVGRVPMPELAPDEVLVAVMAGAINYNTVWSALFEPIPTFKFLSKYAKQGRWESRHDQPYQVVGSDASGVIVRRGSGVRGWSVGDHVVVSPVLVDDQEPATHADGMLSSRMLAWGFETNFGGLAHYAVARASQLIGKPRHLSWEEAACNPLCAGTAYRMLVSPAGARIKQGDIALIWGATGGLGGYAVQFVRNGGGIAVGVVGSEEKAELSRKMGCDVVINRAELGFNESTSDDPGETVRVAKRLGSVIRKELGEDPHVVFDYVGKATFATSVYLARRGGLVVTCGSSTGFHHQYDNRYLWMNLKRIIGSHGANLQEQWETNRLISMGRVNPMLSRTYPLQEVGEAVRLVQTNSHVGKVGVLCLAPEEGLGITDPELRARIGEESLRMMRVG, via the coding sequence GTGGACAGCCTCACCGAGTCGGTACTGAGCGGCGCCGGGCCGGATGAACTGGAGGGCAAGCCGGTTCCCGCCGAATACCTGGCCGCGCACCTTCGGGCGCAGGACGTGGACCTGTTCCGGGACAGCGCCGAAAAGGACGTCCGCAAGTCGCTGCACGTCGGCCGGGTGCCGATGCCCGAGCTGGCTCCCGACGAGGTGCTGGTGGCGGTCATGGCCGGCGCGATCAACTACAACACCGTGTGGTCGGCGCTGTTCGAGCCGATCCCGACCTTCAAGTTCCTGAGCAAGTACGCGAAACAGGGTCGCTGGGAGTCCAGGCACGACCAGCCGTACCAGGTGGTCGGGTCCGACGCCTCCGGGGTGATCGTGCGCCGGGGCAGCGGGGTACGCGGCTGGTCGGTGGGGGATCACGTGGTGGTGAGCCCGGTGCTCGTGGACGACCAGGAGCCGGCGACGCATGCCGACGGGATGCTGAGCAGCCGCATGCTGGCCTGGGGCTTCGAGACCAACTTCGGCGGCCTGGCGCACTACGCGGTGGCCAGGGCGAGCCAGCTGATCGGCAAACCACGGCACCTGAGCTGGGAGGAGGCCGCGTGCAACCCGCTGTGCGCCGGGACCGCCTACCGGATGCTGGTCAGCCCGGCCGGGGCGCGGATCAAGCAGGGCGACATCGCGCTGATCTGGGGCGCGACCGGCGGCCTCGGCGGATACGCGGTCCAGTTCGTGCGCAACGGCGGTGGCATCGCGGTCGGTGTCGTCGGCTCCGAGGAAAAGGCCGAGCTGTCGCGCAAGATGGGCTGCGACGTGGTGATCAACCGCGCAGAGCTCGGCTTCAACGAGTCCACTTCGGACGATCCGGGCGAGACCGTGCGGGTGGCGAAGCGGCTGGGCTCGGTCATCCGGAAGGAGCTGGGGGAGGACCCGCACGTCGTCTTCGACTACGTCGGAAAGGCCACCTTCGCGACTTCTGTCTACCTCGCCCGCCGCGGTGGGCTGGTGGTCACCTGCGGCTCCAGCACCGGCTTCCACCACCAGTACGACAACCGCTATCTGTGGATGAACCTCAAGCGGATCATCGGCAGCCACGGTGCGAACCTGCAGGAGCAGTGGGAGACCAACCGGCTGATCAGCATGGGGCGGGTCAACCCGATGTTGTCCAGGACCTACCCCCTGCAGGAGGTAGGGGAGGCCGTGCGGCTGGTGCAGACCAACAGCCACGTGGGGAAGGTCGGGGTGTTGTGCCTCGCCCCCGAAGAGGGGCTCGGGATCACCGATCCGGAGCTGCGCGCCCGCATCGGCGAAGAGTCACTACGGATGATGAGAGTCGGATGA
- a CDS encoding helix-turn-helix transcriptional regulator, with protein MSQYSLARELVTASGRPTITRDLVARWERGHQIPRSGTRRWLSVVLQVPQEQLDLAAVAARRRTRLGHAIVTTNAPAQPGHARRAQGTPPLLPVFRSRVQAGILAATLLNPDRSFSLTELAEYAGSSLASVDKENKLLEDAGILTSRREGTIRLIRANNRTSSMVGPLTELIRLTYGVPQVIAEEFGCVPHVARIMLGGVWADRFAGIPGPEPDSFQLLVVVPPDKPLDRQALGTAVARTEERLRRPVHLSVVPLGQNLDTRQIPHQRPGHPVVEVVAVRPRSAQESAGVALEGQEEIKRLLRTGQLEMAGGPSANGRPFLRLAADHIDSAEPLTETSPKSAFVLLTRAAQLIGSALLAQQGLRPSAGAAEHIVGTAVTAQFGHQFSQIELLRQRSRELDTPTSSDSHAMPVEATTYLGTARSLLATATEQIDKVSLFS; from the coding sequence ATGAGCCAGTACTCGTTGGCCAGAGAACTGGTGACCGCGTCGGGGCGGCCCACCATCACCCGGGATCTGGTCGCCCGGTGGGAACGCGGCCACCAGATTCCCCGCTCCGGGACCCGCCGATGGCTCTCGGTGGTCCTTCAGGTGCCGCAGGAACAGCTCGACCTCGCGGCGGTGGCGGCCCGGCGGCGCACCCGGCTCGGCCACGCCATCGTCACCACCAACGCGCCCGCGCAGCCGGGACACGCCCGGCGGGCACAGGGCACCCCTCCGCTGCTCCCGGTGTTCCGTTCCAGGGTGCAGGCCGGCATCCTCGCCGCGACCCTGCTCAACCCGGACCGGTCGTTCAGCCTGACGGAGCTGGCCGAGTACGCGGGAAGCTCGCTGGCGTCGGTCGACAAGGAGAACAAGCTGCTCGAAGACGCCGGAATCCTGACCAGCCGGCGCGAAGGCACCATCCGGCTGATCCGCGCGAACAACCGGACGAGCTCCATGGTCGGGCCGCTCACCGAGCTCATCCGGCTGACCTACGGCGTTCCCCAGGTCATCGCCGAGGAGTTCGGCTGCGTTCCGCATGTCGCCCGGATCATGCTGGGCGGGGTCTGGGCCGACCGGTTCGCCGGCATTCCCGGGCCGGAGCCCGACAGCTTCCAGCTGCTCGTGGTGGTGCCACCGGACAAGCCCCTCGACCGCCAGGCCCTCGGCACCGCGGTGGCGCGGACCGAGGAGCGGCTCAGGCGTCCGGTGCACCTCTCCGTGGTACCGCTCGGGCAGAACCTGGACACCCGCCAGATCCCGCACCAGCGACCCGGTCATCCCGTGGTGGAGGTCGTCGCCGTCCGGCCCCGCTCCGCACAGGAGTCGGCGGGGGTCGCCCTGGAAGGCCAGGAGGAGATCAAACGGCTGCTGCGCACCGGGCAGCTGGAGATGGCCGGCGGTCCCTCGGCCAACGGCAGGCCGTTCCTGCGACTGGCGGCCGACCACATCGACTCGGCCGAGCCGCTGACCGAGACGTCCCCGAAGTCGGCCTTCGTGCTGCTGACCCGTGCCGCGCAGCTGATCGGCTCGGCGCTGCTCGCCCAGCAGGGCCTGCGGCCGTCGGCCGGCGCGGCCGAGCACATCGTGGGCACGGCCGTCACGGCGCAGTTCGGGCACCAGTTCTCCCAGATCGAGCTGCTCCGCCAGCGGTCAAGGGAGCTGGACACCCCGACCAGCAGCGACA
- a CDS encoding 3-oxoacyl-ACP synthase III family protein, giving the protein MAQTASTILGTGAYLPDRVLHSTELGERLGVDPQWILDKTGIAERRVAAEDEATSDLATHAARRALVAAGVEASSVDLLILATTNPDQPLPSTACFVQHNLGASNAVAFDLAAACTGFIYALAIAHSMLTADPRRQCALVIGADIHSRSLDYTDGGTCVLFGDGAGAVVLAKTGDSRGIITTNIGTDGSGTGIVQIPAGGSRLPASADTVANGLHYARMRGQDARRTAVDVLPALMDDLARDSGIELSEADLIIPHQANGVMIEEWAKLFGAPPDHLHRTISWSGNTGAASVPIALDDAFHKGRLSEGDLVLLVALGAGVTWGAASLRWAVPSPAALG; this is encoded by the coding sequence ATGGCACAGACCGCCAGCACGATACTGGGCACCGGAGCCTATCTTCCGGACCGCGTCCTGCACAGCACGGAACTCGGCGAGCGGCTGGGTGTCGATCCACAATGGATACTCGACAAGACGGGCATCGCCGAGCGGCGGGTCGCGGCCGAGGACGAGGCGACCTCGGACCTCGCGACGCACGCGGCCAGGCGCGCGCTGGTGGCGGCCGGAGTCGAGGCGAGCAGTGTTGACCTGCTGATACTGGCCACCACCAACCCGGATCAGCCGCTACCGTCGACGGCCTGCTTCGTGCAGCACAACCTCGGCGCGTCGAACGCGGTGGCCTTCGACCTGGCGGCGGCCTGCACCGGTTTCATCTACGCGCTGGCCATCGCGCACAGCATGCTCACCGCCGACCCGCGGCGGCAGTGCGCGCTGGTGATCGGCGCGGACATCCACTCGCGCTCGCTCGACTACACCGACGGGGGCACCTGTGTCCTGTTCGGTGACGGCGCGGGCGCCGTCGTGCTGGCGAAGACCGGCGACAGCCGCGGCATCATCACCACCAACATCGGCACGGACGGTTCGGGAACCGGGATCGTGCAGATCCCGGCGGGCGGCAGCCGGCTGCCGGCCAGCGCGGACACGGTGGCGAACGGGCTGCACTACGCCAGGATGCGCGGCCAGGACGCCCGGCGAACCGCGGTCGACGTGCTGCCCGCGCTGATGGACGACCTGGCGCGGGACTCCGGAATCGAACTCTCCGAAGCCGATCTCATCATCCCGCACCAGGCCAACGGGGTGATGATCGAGGAGTGGGCCAAGCTCTTCGGCGCGCCACCGGACCACCTCCACCGGACCATCTCCTGGAGCGGGAACACGGGGGCGGCCTCGGTACCGATCGCACTCGATGACGCGTTCCACAAGGGACGGTTGTCCGAAGGGGACCTGGTTCTCCTCGTCGCACTCGGCGCCGGGGTGACCTGGGGCGCGGCCTCCCTCCGCTGGGCCGTGCCGTCACCGGCGGCGCTGGGGTAG
- a CDS encoding class I SAM-dependent methyltransferase, which translates to MSNRETGQQPAWPGPAAGWPPGFPRVPGDAWTGKPVDEAALKYEAHGSNSFSRCWDPVIAQALAVMTGPTVVMDYSCGTGLLTDRLLAGTEDSVLLLNVDVSPRYLRVILEKFEDEPRVAMRLLQRVPGTNDRFQSVDEVIGTELTDRGIDLLISTNAIHLYADLSETLETWHKVLKPGGIALVSTGDMTNPDRKAGDWRLHDAVEAVNDIASEMVRTEPLFEKYREKLESDEVMKGYAALRAHAYPEVGTVDKYLRALAGAGLKPLHYFEQLVNVYPDDLVDSLSPYHEVVLGWIGGTRKVEGASPAPGAVRDRLFLLRYCIDKLYAKRDHYQCHFSYFTCRKETTPR; encoded by the coding sequence ATGTCGAACAGGGAGACCGGTCAGCAGCCGGCATGGCCCGGCCCGGCCGCCGGCTGGCCGCCGGGGTTCCCCCGAGTGCCCGGCGACGCCTGGACCGGAAAACCGGTCGACGAGGCGGCCCTGAAGTACGAGGCGCACGGCAGCAATTCGTTCAGCAGGTGCTGGGATCCGGTCATCGCGCAGGCACTGGCGGTGATGACCGGGCCGACGGTCGTGATGGACTACTCGTGCGGCACCGGGCTGTTGACCGACCGGCTGCTCGCCGGCACCGAGGATTCCGTCCTGCTGCTCAATGTTGACGTGTCGCCCAGATACCTGCGAGTGATACTGGAGAAGTTCGAAGACGAGCCGCGAGTGGCGATGCGATTGTTGCAGCGCGTGCCGGGCACCAACGACCGGTTCCAGTCGGTCGACGAGGTGATCGGGACCGAATTGACCGACCGCGGCATCGACCTGCTGATCTCGACCAACGCCATCCACCTCTACGCGGACCTTTCCGAGACGCTGGAGACCTGGCACAAGGTGCTGAAGCCCGGCGGGATCGCGCTGGTGAGCACGGGTGACATGACCAACCCCGACCGCAAGGCCGGCGACTGGCGGCTGCACGATGCGGTCGAGGCGGTCAACGACATCGCCAGTGAAATGGTGCGCACTGAGCCGTTGTTCGAGAAATACCGGGAAAAGCTCGAGAGCGACGAAGTGATGAAGGGGTACGCCGCGCTGCGCGCGCACGCGTATCCGGAGGTCGGCACGGTCGACAAGTACCTGCGGGCGCTGGCCGGCGCCGGGCTGAAGCCGTTGCACTACTTCGAGCAGCTGGTCAACGTGTATCCCGACGACCTCGTGGACTCCCTTTCCCCGTACCACGAGGTCGTGCTGGGTTGGATCGGCGGTACCAGGAAGGTGGAAGGGGCGTCGCCCGCACCGGGGGCGGTCCGCGACCGGTTGTTCCTGCTCAGGTACTGCATCGACAAGCTCTATGCCAAGCGCGACCACTACCAGTGCCACTTCTCGTACTTCACCTGCCGAAAAGAGACCACGCCTCGATGA